One Megasphaera elsdenii DSM 20460 genomic window carries:
- a CDS encoding nuclear transport factor 2 family protein gives MNKKAIFLGLALALVGCLPMGASFAAGTPHFKNNKAVAEYFWNEVFNKHDTAVIDTMVGPKYKQHSPEFADGKQAFKDGVSGFLKAYPDSTAVIKHIGADGDLVFIHNHIKLNKEDRGQAAVDIFRIKDGKIVEHWDVIQDIPEKAANDNTMF, from the coding sequence ATGAACAAAAAAGCAATTTTTTTAGGCTTGGCCCTGGCCCTCGTCGGCTGCCTGCCCATGGGTGCGTCTTTCGCAGCCGGTACGCCTCATTTCAAGAACAATAAAGCCGTAGCTGAATATTTCTGGAACGAAGTATTCAACAAACACGACACCGCCGTCATCGACACCATGGTCGGTCCGAAATACAAACAGCACAGCCCGGAATTTGCCGATGGCAAACAGGCCTTTAAGGACGGCGTCAGCGGTTTCCTGAAAGCTTATCCGGACAGCACGGCCGTCATTAAGCACATCGGCGCCGATGGCGACCTGGTCTTCATCCACAACCACATCAAGCTCAACAAAGAAGACCGCGGTCAGGCAGCTGTCGACATCTTCCGCATCAAAGACGGGAAAATCGTCGAACACTGGGACGTCATCCAGGATATACCGGAAAAAGCGGCCAACGACAATACCATGTTCTAG
- the pepT gene encoding peptidase T: protein MIDTEHVVQRFLKYVSFDTQSDEDNDAVCPSTPGQLVFAKALAEELKAIGLSDVTLDEHGYIMATLPANGAEGPVVGFISHVDTSPDASGRDIKPVRVTDYDGKDVVLNEAQGLVFSTKAFPEVLKYKGQDILFTDGTTLLGADDKAGITAIVSAMEYLIQHPDIAHGTIRIGFTPDEETGRSAALFDVKQFAADFAYTVDGGELGGLEYENFNAANPVITFHGRSVHTGDAKGKMVNALSIAAEWQQLLPAGEKPEYTEGHEGFFHVYKLHGDVETCTMHMLVRDHDRQHFERRKALLQQMADFFNEKYGDGTVVVTPHDVYYNMLEKIEDGHMDVVDLAKEAMEAAGVTPQVAPIRGGTDGAQLSFRGLPCPNLFTGGANFHGRYEYLPIPSLVKACETVIEIAKRAAQHS, encoded by the coding sequence ATGATAGACACGGAACACGTTGTACAGCGTTTTTTGAAGTATGTTTCTTTTGATACCCAGTCCGATGAAGACAATGATGCCGTCTGCCCGAGTACACCGGGACAGCTGGTCTTTGCCAAGGCTTTGGCAGAGGAACTGAAGGCCATCGGCTTGTCCGATGTCACCTTGGATGAACACGGATATATCATGGCCACGCTGCCGGCCAATGGGGCAGAAGGCCCGGTCGTCGGCTTCATTTCCCATGTCGATACCAGTCCCGATGCATCGGGGAGGGACATCAAGCCCGTCCGGGTCACTGATTATGACGGGAAGGACGTCGTCCTCAACGAAGCACAGGGCCTCGTCTTTTCGACGAAGGCTTTTCCAGAAGTCCTGAAATACAAGGGTCAGGACATCCTCTTCACGGATGGGACGACCCTCCTCGGGGCCGACGATAAAGCGGGCATCACGGCTATCGTCAGCGCTATGGAATACCTCATCCAGCACCCGGATATCGCTCACGGAACGATCCGCATCGGCTTTACGCCTGATGAAGAAACGGGGCGCAGTGCGGCTTTGTTCGATGTGAAGCAGTTTGCTGCCGACTTTGCCTATACTGTCGACGGCGGCGAACTGGGCGGTCTGGAATATGAAAACTTCAATGCTGCCAACCCGGTCATCACCTTCCATGGCCGCAGCGTCCATACAGGCGACGCCAAAGGAAAGATGGTCAACGCATTGTCGATTGCCGCAGAATGGCAGCAGCTCCTGCCGGCCGGGGAAAAACCGGAATACACCGAAGGCCATGAAGGCTTCTTCCACGTCTATAAGCTGCATGGCGACGTCGAAACGTGCACCATGCACATGCTCGTCCGCGATCACGACCGCCAGCATTTTGAACGGCGCAAGGCCTTGCTGCAGCAGATGGCAGATTTCTTCAATGAAAAATATGGCGACGGGACGGTCGTCGTCACGCCGCACGATGTCTACTATAATATGCTGGAAAAAATCGAAGACGGCCACATGGATGTCGTCGACCTGGCCAAAGAAGCCATGGAAGCGGCCGGCGTCACGCCGCAGGTTGCACCTATCCGCGGCGGCACCGATGGAGCCCAGCTCTCGTTCCGGGGCCTGCCGTGCCCGAACCTGTTCACAGGCGGAGCCAATTTCCACGGGCGCTATGAATATCTGCCCATTCCGTCCCTGGTCAAGGCCTGCGAAACGGTCATCGAAATCGCCAAACGGGCAGCCCAACATTCGTAG
- a CDS encoding winged helix-turn-helix transcriptional regulator has protein sequence MYSFDGKAYDCPFDCFIDIIKGKWRTSILLALADGPVFFASLQRCLPGISAKVLTENLHVFERNGLITRTVHATVPPTVAYSLTDRGEKLIRVMQGINGWVDGFFGKPF, from the coding sequence ATGTATTCGTTTGATGGCAAAGCCTATGATTGCCCCTTCGATTGCTTCATCGACATCATCAAGGGGAAATGGCGGACGTCTATTTTGCTGGCCCTGGCAGACGGTCCGGTGTTCTTTGCCAGCCTGCAGCGGTGCCTGCCGGGCATCAGTGCCAAAGTGCTGACGGAAAACCTCCACGTCTTCGAGCGCAACGGCTTGATTACGCGGACTGTCCATGCCACGGTACCGCCGACGGTGGCCTACAGCCTGACCGACAGAGGCGAAAAGCTAATCCGCGTCATGCAGGGAATCAACGGCTGGGTCGACGGCTTTTTTGGCAAGCCTTTTTAA
- a CDS encoding TVP38/TMEM64 family protein, protein MIANLMKPLTLGLIVALFFAIHWAIPSFYSTLWQLTVSHDIPGLTSYISSFGSIAVVLMILLIVLTNMTGLPSVQFVTVNGILFGLLPGIVISWAGQVLGNILAFVIMRYVFRHKAQALVDKSRWLSKLNRKIDFRLIFFLRAIPYSPNFVVTALCALSRVRFGEHAAATMTGKFLAVCMEVWLGYDLIHFNPHGLIVAGIMVCLLAAGLFGSRRWQRKSEK, encoded by the coding sequence ATGATTGCGAATTTGATGAAGCCTTTGACGCTGGGGCTGATTGTGGCCTTGTTTTTTGCGATTCACTGGGCCATTCCCTCGTTTTACAGTACGTTATGGCAGCTGACGGTGAGCCATGATATACCGGGGCTGACGTCGTATATTTCTTCTTTTGGCAGTATCGCCGTGGTCCTCATGATCTTGCTCATCGTCCTGACCAATATGACCGGCCTGCCGTCGGTCCAGTTCGTCACGGTCAATGGCATCTTGTTCGGCTTGCTGCCGGGCATCGTCATTTCCTGGGCCGGCCAGGTCCTGGGCAATATCCTGGCCTTCGTCATCATGCGCTATGTCTTCCGCCACAAGGCACAGGCCCTGGTCGACAAGAGCCGCTGGCTGTCGAAGCTGAACCGCAAGATTGATTTCCGGCTCATCTTTTTCTTACGGGCCATCCCATATTCGCCGAATTTCGTTGTCACCGCCCTCTGCGCTTTGAGTCGTGTCCGCTTCGGTGAACATGCGGCAGCGACGATGACCGGCAAGTTCCTGGCCGTCTGCATGGAAGTCTGGCTGGGCTACGACCTTATCCACTTCAATCCGCACGGCCTCATCGTGGCCGGTATCATGGTCTGTCTGCTGGCAGCGGGCCTCTTTGGCAGCCGCCGCTGGCAGCGAAAAAGCGAAAAATAG
- a CDS encoding peptide deformylase — protein sequence MIRNIVHDVIFLGRQSEIATKADLPVVQDLLDTLKANRMTCVGMAANMIGSLKRIIVVHTEGGDEILINPVIEKKADPFPAEEGCLSLVGKRKTTRYRKIQVFYQDRRFRKHRQTFTGWTAQIIQHECDHLDGIII from the coding sequence ATGATTCGCAATATCGTTCATGACGTCATTTTCTTGGGCCGTCAATCTGAAATAGCGACGAAAGCGGATTTGCCCGTCGTTCAGGATCTTCTCGATACGCTGAAGGCCAATCGCATGACTTGTGTTGGCATGGCCGCCAACATGATAGGCTCGTTAAAACGCATCATCGTCGTCCATACAGAAGGGGGCGACGAAATCCTCATCAATCCGGTCATCGAAAAGAAGGCAGATCCTTTCCCAGCAGAAGAAGGGTGCCTGTCCTTGGTCGGTAAGCGAAAGACGACGCGGTATCGGAAGATACAAGTCTTCTACCAGGACCGCCGTTTCCGCAAGCACCGTCAGACCTTCACAGGATGGACAGCCCAGATTATCCAGCATGAATGTGACCACTTGGACGGTATCATCATATGA
- a CDS encoding C1 family peptidase: MKEITNDMLAQLRASYDADGQAQVLHSALAKTDMADLAYVPGAGARLKGAFSVEVKTRGITAQQKSGRCWLFASLNILRETVAETCHLDQFELSQNYLSFYDKLEKANNFLEMVIDNAQEPIKGQLMQYVLRGMTDGGYWSEAVDLIEKYGVVPKQVQPETYQSNHTDRFVATLNRLLRKDAMELRELVQAGADPYPRKAAMMAEVYKAACIAFGQPVQTFDFAYRDKDGNYHEERDLTPQAFYQKYVGLSLRDYVAVINEPTADKPLDTPIQFHAVENMAGCDMKALNLSQEALEELCVKQLKNGQAIWFACDAGAFGARKEGIWDPDSVQYEALLGGFSTDMPKGKRLEYNGSSATHAMLLTGVHFDKDGQPDRWKIENSWGKDVGDKGYFVCSEAYFQEFVYEAVIDRRHFSPEQLALLEKEPVVINAWDEDY; the protein is encoded by the coding sequence ATGAAAGAGATTACGAATGATATGTTAGCCCAGCTCCGCGCCTCTTATGACGCGGACGGGCAGGCCCAGGTCCTGCATTCGGCCCTGGCCAAGACGGATATGGCCGACCTAGCTTATGTTCCCGGAGCCGGTGCCCGTCTCAAGGGCGCTTTTTCTGTGGAAGTGAAGACCCGGGGGATTACAGCCCAGCAGAAATCCGGCCGTTGCTGGCTCTTTGCGTCTTTGAATATCCTGCGGGAAACGGTGGCCGAAACGTGCCACCTCGACCAGTTCGAGCTGTCCCAGAATTACTTGTCTTTTTACGATAAATTGGAAAAAGCCAACAATTTCCTGGAAATGGTTATCGACAACGCCCAGGAACCCATAAAAGGCCAGCTCATGCAGTACGTCCTGCGGGGCATGACTGACGGCGGCTATTGGAGCGAAGCCGTGGACCTCATCGAAAAATACGGCGTCGTGCCCAAACAGGTCCAGCCGGAAACGTATCAGTCCAACCACACAGACCGCTTTGTAGCGACATTGAACCGCCTCCTGCGCAAAGATGCCATGGAGTTGCGGGAACTCGTCCAGGCCGGTGCGGACCCGTATCCGCGCAAGGCGGCCATGATGGCCGAAGTCTACAAGGCTGCCTGCATCGCCTTTGGCCAGCCTGTCCAGACCTTTGACTTCGCCTACCGCGATAAAGACGGCAACTACCATGAAGAGCGGGACCTGACGCCGCAGGCTTTCTATCAGAAATACGTCGGCCTGTCCCTGCGCGATTATGTCGCCGTCATCAATGAACCGACGGCAGATAAGCCGCTGGATACGCCCATCCAGTTCCATGCCGTCGAAAATATGGCCGGCTGCGACATGAAGGCCCTGAACCTGTCGCAGGAAGCCCTGGAAGAACTCTGCGTCAAACAGTTGAAAAACGGTCAGGCCATCTGGTTCGCCTGCGATGCCGGGGCCTTCGGCGCCCGTAAGGAAGGTATCTGGGATCCAGATAGCGTCCAGTACGAAGCCCTTCTGGGCGGTTTTTCCACGGATATGCCCAAAGGCAAGCGCCTGGAATATAACGGCAGTTCGGCGACGCACGCTATGCTTCTCACAGGTGTCCATTTCGACAAGGACGGCCAGCCGGACCGCTGGAAAATCGAAAATTCCTGGGGCAAGGATGTCGGCGACAAAGGCTATTTCGTCTGCTCTGAAGCTTATTTCCAGGAATTTGTCTATGAAGCTGTCATCGACCGCCGTCATTTCAGCCCGGAACAATTAGCGCTGCTGGAAAAAGAACCGGTCGTCATCAACGCCTGGGATGAAGATTACTAG
- a CDS encoding lecithin retinol acyltransferase family protein, producing the protein MAIDLNSILSLLQDDGTPEHWARQLPVMGDHIRVRRLGGLYYHHGIYVSDDEVIAFAGDDDYNPIDWWDTEIRATSFEEFRQGGDVEVSQYTPEEQAQLCSVPETIAFARACLGNKKYDLLFHNCEHFANACKLGVYRSRQTEDILFGEAIPKALECIGDEAQRDQWLQDAWHDLTAQVLDKLRRDLETHQ; encoded by the coding sequence ATGGCCATTGATTTGAATTCGATTTTATCTTTATTGCAAGATGACGGGACGCCAGAACATTGGGCTCGGCAGTTGCCGGTCATGGGCGACCATATCCGCGTGCGTCGGCTGGGTGGCTTGTATTATCATCACGGCATCTATGTCAGTGACGACGAGGTCATTGCCTTTGCCGGTGATGATGACTACAATCCCATCGATTGGTGGGATACAGAAATCCGGGCAACGTCATTCGAGGAATTCCGCCAGGGCGGTGACGTGGAAGTGAGTCAGTATACGCCGGAAGAACAGGCGCAGCTCTGTTCTGTACCCGAGACGATCGCCTTTGCCCGGGCCTGCCTGGGCAATAAGAAATACGACCTGCTCTTCCATAACTGTGAACACTTTGCCAATGCCTGTAAGCTCGGTGTCTACCGCAGCCGTCAGACGGAAGATATCCTCTTCGGTGAGGCCATCCCCAAGGCCCTGGAATGTATCGGCGACGAAGCGCAGCGGGACCAGTGGCTCCAGGATGCCTGGCACGATTTGACGGCCCAAGTCCTGGATAAACTGCGCCGGGACCTGGAGACTCATCAGTAA